The proteins below come from a single Syntrophobacterales bacterium genomic window:
- a CDS encoding FAD-binding protein, with protein MDRKSNTEARGISEEGELIQEFFAAGEVTGSIHGANRHNGNSIFKTITFARIADKNAVKFAKQMAGNIQKKTAVPKP; from the coding sequence GTGGATCGAAAATCAAATACAGAGGCGAGGGGGATCAGTGAGGAGGGGGAATTGATCCAGGAATTTTTTGCCGCCGGTGAAGTAACGGGCAGCATACATGGAGCGAACCGTCATAATGGCAATTCCATTTTCAAAACTATTACTTTCGCGAGAATAGCAGATAAAAATGCGGTCAAGTTTGCAAAACAGATGGCAGGAAACATACAGAAGAAAACTGCCGTGCCCAAACCCTGA
- a CDS encoding alpha/beta hydrolase, translated as MSFEKINGLNIYYEVHGEGETIMLLHHGFGCSKIWKKVCPALVDQGYRVVMFDRRGFGQSDRGGNFQEFYESDRYRTESVEELKAIKDTLGINKCHIVGQCEGGVVGVDYSVKYPGEVMTLTTSSTQCYSEIPMTELNSLKLVNTYRDLAPALQARMIEWHGEEFAEWNYNQFAKSGGEYGTGLFDLRPILPFVPCPTLVIYPDRSSIFDVEQSIAFYRNLIKGELAVFPKCGHNTYDQRPDDYIRAIVEFIARITKGKESREGRPEMTCLA; from the coding sequence ATGTCTTTTGAAAAAATAAACGGGCTCAATATCTATTATGAAGTCCACGGTGAAGGTGAGACTATCATGCTCCTGCATCACGGTTTCGGTTGCTCCAAAATATGGAAGAAGGTTTGTCCAGCCCTTGTTGACCAAGGTTATCGGGTTGTTATGTTCGACCGGCGCGGCTTCGGCCAATCGGACCGGGGGGGTAATTTTCAGGAATTTTACGAGAGTGACCGATACCGGACGGAAAGCGTAGAGGAATTAAAGGCCATCAAAGATACCTTGGGAATCAATAAGTGCCATATCGTGGGACAATGCGAGGGAGGCGTGGTTGGGGTCGACTACTCTGTGAAATATCCGGGAGAAGTTATGACTCTCACCACATCCAGTACCCAGTGTTACAGTGAAATCCCGATGACTGAGCTTAATTCCCTGAAGTTGGTCAATACCTACAGGGATTTGGCTCCTGCGTTACAGGCCCGGATGATTGAGTGGCATGGAGAGGAATTTGCGGAATGGAACTATAATCAGTTCGCTAAATCAGGTGGTGAATACGGCACCGGTCTTTTCGATCTAAGACCCATACTCCCTTTTGTTCCCTGCCCTACCCTGGTAATCTATCCTGACAGAAGTTCTATCTTTGATGTGGAACAATCTATCGCATTTTACCGCAATCTGATAAAAGGAGAGCTGGCAGTGTTCCCGAAATGCGGCCACAACACGTACGATCAGCGCCCGGACGATTATATTCGCGCCATAGTCGAGTTCATTGCCAGAATCACAAAGGGCAAAGAATCAAGAGAGGGGCGCCCCGAAATGACATGCTTGGCATAA